One stretch of Thermoproteota archaeon DNA includes these proteins:
- a CDS encoding ribonucleoprotein translates to MSQTSAKRPLTTLQKSTKKKVTVRLKNEVEYKGKMDNVDSYMNLIMTDAEELHEDKVIANYGRVIVRGNNVLFIKLENEL, encoded by the coding sequence CTGTCTCAAACAAGTGCAAAAAGACCACTAACAACACTTCAAAAAAGTACTAAAAAGAAAGTCACGGTAAGACTGAAAAATGAAGTAGAGTATAAGGGGAAAATGGATAATGTTGATTCATACATGAATTTGATTATGACTGATGCAGAAGAGCTCCACGAAGACAAAGTGATTGCTAATTACGGCAGAGTTATCGTTAGAGGTAACAATGTTTTATTTATCAAATTAGAAAATGAACTCTAG
- a CDS encoding molecular chaperone DnaK, whose protein sequence is MAKIIGIDLGTSNSAAAVIMGGKPTIVPAAEGTTVGGKAFPSVVAFSKDGDLLVGEPARRQAVTNPANTIVAAKRKMGTDHIFKIRDKEYKPQQISAFILQKIKKDAEAFTGDKVEKAVITVPAYFDDNQRQATKDAGTIAGLDVVRIINEPTAASLAFGLDKAKEDMKILVFDFGGGTLDVTIMEMGGGVFEVMSTSGDTQLGGTDMDKILIDYVVDQFKKKEGIDLSSDNTAMTRIREAAEKAKIELSTVMETDINLPFIAHDPSSGSKNLELRLTRAKLEELINPIVEKCKPSIEKALEDAKLTKSDISKIVMVGGPTRIPLVKKFVGTVLGKEPESGVDPMEAVAMGAAIQAGIIGGDVTSDIVLLDVTPLTLGIETLGGVREPLIERNTTIPTSKSKVFTTAADNQTAVTIHVVQGERPMAADNVSLGSFNLTDLPPAPRGVPQIEVKFDIDANGIINVTAKDLGTQKEAKITIESSSKLSEDEIEKLRQDAEKFADEDKKKKEKIDLRNEAESYIYTTEKLVNHDLKDKISQEQGIKVTDAIKEVREVLDKDATELKSKLDALKAIVNEITTELYKNVSPPPGEQSQNNEQQTNQDTSQTKENSDSKTSN, encoded by the coding sequence ATGGCAAAAATTATTGGTATCGATTTGGGAACAAGTAATTCGGCTGCTGCTGTAATTATGGGTGGTAAACCAACCATTGTACCAGCTGCAGAAGGTACAACTGTTGGTGGCAAAGCTTTCCCTTCGGTAGTTGCATTTTCTAAAGATGGAGATCTTCTTGTTGGGGAACCTGCACGTAGACAAGCAGTGACAAATCCTGCTAACACAATTGTTGCAGCAAAAAGAAAAATGGGTACAGATCATATTTTTAAAATTCGTGATAAAGAGTACAAACCACAGCAAATTTCGGCCTTTATATTACAAAAAATTAAAAAAGATGCAGAAGCATTCACGGGAGATAAAGTAGAAAAAGCAGTAATCACGGTTCCTGCATATTTTGATGATAATCAACGTCAGGCTACAAAAGATGCTGGTACTATAGCAGGTTTAGATGTTGTTCGAATTATTAATGAACCAACGGCAGCGTCACTTGCATTTGGTCTTGATAAAGCCAAAGAAGATATGAAAATTCTAGTTTTTGATTTTGGTGGAGGAACTCTTGATGTAACTATAATGGAAATGGGTGGAGGTGTATTTGAAGTCATGAGTACTTCTGGAGATACTCAATTAGGAGGTACTGATATGGATAAAATACTAATTGATTACGTAGTTGATCAATTCAAGAAAAAAGAAGGAATTGATTTATCATCTGATAATACAGCAATGACAAGAATACGAGAAGCAGCAGAAAAAGCAAAGATTGAACTTTCTACTGTAATGGAAACTGACATTAATTTACCATTTATTGCTCATGACCCATCATCTGGCTCAAAAAATCTTGAATTAAGATTAACTAGAGCTAAACTAGAGGAATTGATTAATCCAATCGTTGAAAAATGTAAACCCTCAATAGAAAAAGCACTTGAGGATGCAAAATTAACAAAATCTGATATCTCAAAAATAGTGATGGTTGGAGGACCAACAAGAATTCCATTAGTGAAAAAATTTGTTGGTACAGTGTTAGGTAAAGAGCCAGAATCTGGAGTTGATCCTATGGAAGCAGTAGCGATGGGCGCTGCAATTCAGGCAGGGATTATCGGAGGGGATGTAACAAGTGATATAGTTTTACTAGATGTTACTCCATTAACTTTGGGAATTGAAACATTAGGAGGCGTTAGAGAGCCACTAATTGAAAGGAATACAACTATTCCAACTTCAAAAAGCAAGGTGTTTACTACCGCAGCTGATAATCAAACAGCAGTTACAATTCATGTAGTTCAAGGCGAAAGACCTATGGCAGCTGATAATGTATCTCTTGGAAGCTTTAATCTAACTGATTTACCGCCTGCACCACGTGGAGTTCCTCAGATAGAAGTCAAATTTGATATTGATGCTAACGGAATTATCAACGTAACTGCGAAAGATTTAGGTACACAGAAAGAAGCAAAGATCACAATTGAATCTTCATCAAAATTATCTGAAGATGAAATTGAAAAATTACGTCAAGATGCGGAAAAATTTGCTGACGAAGATAAAAAGAAAAAAGAAAAAATTGATCTACGAAATGAAGCTGAAAGTTATATCTATACTACTGAAAAACTTGTGAATCATGATCTTAAAGATAAAATCTCACAAGAACAAGGTATCAAAGTTACTGATGCAATAAAAGAGGTACGAGAAGTTCTTGACAAGGATGCAACAGAATTAAAATCCAAATTAGATGCCCTTAAAGCGATTGTAAATGAAATAACTACCGAATTGTACAAAAACGTCTCTCCCCCTCCAGGTGAACAATCACAAAATAATGAACAACAAACGAATCAAGACACATCTCAAACTAAAGAAAACTCTGATTCAAAAACAT
- a CDS encoding ABC transporter, with translation MTHPIIRLVNRNLTISINPGFLIWQVVFPLIYIFIAGFAYTSLIDTVPFENKNLDYPSFLATGMIGFNIMNSTLVSGIIIWNDRRHGMFEQIMSGPFTRVHYILSNVLTIGIVGMISATLIALVGFPIFFQSIDFNFITIPILIFAAITGSVLFGSIASIISTRLRSSEGFNVIINTVFLFFAFVSTAFYPASGAPPILAAAFYINPLTYLVDIIRAGIFGSITGFVLVEMGILVTLASILFVIATRQLTKLDF, from the coding sequence ATGACTCATCCAATAATTAGATTAGTTAATAGAAATCTGACGATTTCTATAAATCCTGGATTCTTAATCTGGCAAGTAGTTTTTCCATTGATCTATATTTTCATCGCAGGATTTGCATACACATCATTAATTGATACAGTTCCTTTTGAAAACAAAAATCTTGACTATCCATCATTTCTTGCAACTGGTATGATTGGTTTTAACATAATGAATAGCACACTAGTTTCTGGAATAATTATCTGGAATGATCGACGTCACGGTATGTTTGAACAAATCATGTCAGGACCTTTCACTAGAGTTCACTATATTTTGAGTAACGTACTTACAATTGGAATTGTTGGTATGATAAGTGCAACATTAATAGCTCTTGTTGGATTTCCGATTTTTTTCCAATCCATTGATTTTAATTTTATTACAATTCCAATTCTAATCTTTGCTGCAATCACTGGTTCTGTTTTGTTTGGTTCTATAGCATCAATTATTTCTACTAGACTTCGCTCGAGTGAGGGATTTAATGTAATAATTAATACTGTGTTTTTATTTTTTGCATTTGTAAGCACTGCATTTTATCCTGCTTCAGGTGCACCACCAATTCTAGCTGCTGCATTTTACATTAATCCATTAACATATCTTGTTGATATAATCAGGGCCGGAATATTTGGTTCAATCACAGGTTTTGTACTTGTTGAAATGGGTATATTGGTAACTCTGGCAAGTATATTATTTGTCATTGCAACGCGACAGCTAACAAAATTAGATTTTTGA
- a CDS encoding recombinase RecA, with the protein MISTGLQKLDEILGGGIKNGNIIDIYGESSTGKTQLALQIIINFLSSNEKILFLDTTGEFRPERLLEIMNLQKINVKLLDNIMVSRITNTSEQVNYFKNIPTSNYGLIIIDNVSELFSFEYSKDEQSLQKTISFMNFMHELSIIALEKKIPIIVTNTVRHNIDKNIENLSRAISFFTHVKIRLSKSNSKHIGYVESISNSGSFSFLISAKGLEETYQSI; encoded by the coding sequence ATGATTAGTACAGGATTGCAAAAATTAGATGAGATTTTGGGTGGAGGTATCAAAAATGGTAACATCATTGATATTTATGGTGAAAGTAGTACTGGTAAGACTCAACTAGCACTTCAGATAATAATTAATTTTCTCAGTAGTAATGAAAAAATTTTATTTTTAGATACAACTGGTGAATTTAGACCAGAGAGATTATTAGAAATTATGAATTTACAAAAAATAAATGTTAAATTACTAGATAATATCATGGTATCTAGAATTACAAACACCAGCGAGCAAGTAAATTATTTTAAAAATATACCAACATCCAATTATGGTTTAATCATAATTGATAACGTCAGTGAGTTATTCTCATTTGAATACTCAAAGGATGAACAATCTCTTCAAAAAACGATCTCTTTTATGAATTTCATGCATGAACTATCTATTATAGCACTAGAAAAAAAAATTCCTATAATAGTAACAAATACAGTGCGGCATAACATAGACAAAAATATTGAAAATCTTTCAAGAGCAATAAGCTTCTTTACTCATGTAAAAATTCGCCTCTCAAAATCAAACTCAAAACACATTGGATATGTAGAAAGCATATCAAATTCTGGTAGTTTTTCATTTTTAATTTCAGCAAAAGGATTAGAAGAAACGTATCAATCTATTTAA
- a CDS encoding DUF354 domain-containing protein produces MKIWFDILTPKQLLFFEPMIKKLRKNHDILCTTRNYNEVTSLAQIRHFPLKVVGRHGGGEKSEKLRASIERMAELSKIIEDYSPNCVVSFCSPEASRISFGLGIYHIVFSDSPHADAVMKLSLPLIQKLLIPWIIPKNEFTKFGIKEKDIIQYRAIDAASISKRVVDNKIKLPYNTSKKTILVRIEEEYAAYSKKNNMIIPLVKALLKKFGDVNLVISCRYQSQVKNLRKNFGNDIKILTMSYDGKQLLENTSVFIGSGGTMTAEAALLGVPTISFNAVPNFIEDYLVRRKLVIRERNPNIIARKSEKLLLNQISKKRARNELVKMEDPFEKLEQIIELRKKQSKKVGKNHSK; encoded by the coding sequence TTGAAAATCTGGTTTGATATTCTAACACCTAAACAATTACTGTTTTTTGAGCCAATGATAAAGAAATTACGCAAAAATCATGACATTCTATGTACAACACGCAATTATAATGAAGTTACTTCTCTTGCACAAATCAGACATTTTCCCCTAAAAGTTGTAGGAAGACATGGTGGTGGCGAAAAATCTGAAAAGCTAAGAGCAAGCATTGAAAGAATGGCAGAATTATCAAAAATTATTGAAGACTATTCTCCAAATTGTGTTGTTAGTTTTTGTTCTCCTGAAGCAAGTAGAATATCTTTTGGTTTAGGGATTTATCATATTGTTTTTTCTGATTCGCCTCATGCGGATGCAGTGATGAAGTTATCATTACCTCTAATTCAGAAATTACTCATTCCATGGATTATTCCAAAAAATGAATTTACAAAATTTGGTATAAAAGAAAAAGACATAATTCAATATCGAGCAATCGATGCAGCATCAATTTCGAAGCGAGTAGTAGATAATAAAATAAAACTGCCGTATAATACATCAAAAAAAACAATTCTAGTTAGAATTGAAGAAGAATATGCAGCATATTCAAAAAAAAATAACATGATAATTCCTCTTGTGAAAGCCCTTCTAAAGAAATTTGGAGATGTCAACCTAGTAATTTCATGTAGATACCAATCGCAGGTAAAAAATTTAAGAAAAAATTTTGGAAATGACATTAAGATTTTAACAATGTCATATGATGGTAAGCAATTATTAGAAAATACGAGTGTGTTTATTGGTTCAGGAGGAACAATGACTGCGGAAGCTGCATTATTAGGTGTTCCTACAATTTCATTTAATGCAGTACCAAATTTTATTGAAGATTACTTGGTTAGAAGGAAGCTAGTGATCAGGGAAAGGAATCCAAATATTATTGCTAGAAAATCAGAAAAACTACTTTTAAATCAAATTAGTAAGAAACGGGCAAGAAATGAACTAGTGAAGATGGAAGATCCATTTGAAAAACTTGAACAAATAATTGAATTAAGAAAAAAACAGTCTAAGAAAGTTGGTAAAAATCATTCAAAATAG
- a CDS encoding ABC transporter ATP-binding protein — translation MFSIEAKSLSKSYNSVNAVDGIDINVDSGQIFGFLGPNGAGKSTTIKLLTTLIPPTEGSLQILGIDAINNPLEVRQKIGVVLQEPSYEPNLTVEKSIEKYGMMWNVPKEIRKIRTNELISYFELEEIRHKKNEDLSIGQRRRVQLAREFIHDMELLFLDEPTVGLDPYARRNLLNFLKKKASEGLTIFYTTHVLTEAEYLCDNIAIINKGKIMTIDSPDDLKKKFGNQKTIKIQISSIKKELPSLFSNIQECKIEFNSGSTITIHSDKPELLLMKTLQILNENNIDIENLSAIPTSLEDIFLKMVNNNDSSNN, via the coding sequence ATGTTCAGTATTGAAGCAAAATCACTTTCTAAATCGTATAATTCTGTAAATGCTGTTGATGGTATTGACATTAATGTTGATTCAGGACAAATTTTTGGTTTTTTGGGTCCAAACGGTGCCGGAAAATCTACTACAATAAAGTTACTTACCACTTTAATTCCTCCAACTGAAGGAAGCTTACAAATCCTTGGCATAGACGCCATAAACAATCCATTGGAAGTCCGACAAAAAATTGGTGTTGTTTTACAGGAACCAAGCTATGAGCCTAATTTGACCGTAGAAAAATCCATTGAAAAATACGGAATGATGTGGAATGTTCCTAAAGAAATTAGAAAAATTCGAACAAATGAACTAATCTCTTACTTTGAACTAGAAGAAATCAGGCATAAAAAAAATGAAGATCTATCCATAGGACAAAGACGTAGAGTTCAACTGGCAAGAGAATTCATACATGACATGGAGTTGTTGTTTTTGGATGAACCTACAGTTGGGTTAGATCCATATGCACGAAGAAATCTATTAAATTTCCTGAAAAAAAAGGCATCTGAAGGTCTAACTATATTTTATACCACCCATGTTTTAACGGAAGCTGAATATCTTTGTGATAATATTGCAATAATAAACAAAGGAAAAATTATGACAATTGATTCTCCTGATGATTTAAAGAAAAAATTTGGTAATCAAAAAACTATTAAAATACAAATTTCATCAATTAAAAAAGAATTACCTTCACTATTTTCAAATATACAAGAATGTAAAATTGAATTTAATTCTGGTTCAACAATCACAATCCATTCTGACAAACCTGAACTACTCCTTATGAAAACTCTTCAAATTCTTAATGAAAATAATATAGACATTGAGAATCTATCTGCAATACCTACTAGCTTGGAAGATATATTCTTGAAAATGGTAAACAACAATGACTCATCCAATAATTAG
- the grpE gene encoding nucleotide exchange factor GrpE, which translates to MSEDDKNEVKLDFSEDDDIVSTEKENSEKESNASEILEQLTDSLNKEKQKSLDLEDKLKRVFADFQNLEKKSQTEIKNSINNLMDKFILDFLQIYDDFIRAKNAYSENKIETTGLDSILKNMDALLSKNGIVPIDALGEIFDPNLHEAIAIREDPSLDDDTITKEIRKGYISHNRVIRPTLVEISKKQK; encoded by the coding sequence ATGTCTGAAGATGATAAAAATGAAGTAAAACTAGATTTTTCAGAAGACGATGATATTGTTTCCACAGAAAAGGAAAACTCTGAAAAAGAATCTAACGCTTCGGAAATTCTAGAGCAATTAACAGACTCCTTAAACAAAGAAAAACAAAAATCTCTTGATCTAGAAGATAAATTAAAACGAGTATTTGCTGATTTTCAAAATTTAGAAAAAAAATCCCAAACCGAGATAAAAAATTCAATCAATAATCTTATGGATAAATTTATTCTAGATTTTTTGCAAATATATGATGATTTTATACGAGCTAAGAATGCATATTCAGAAAATAAAATTGAAACCACCGGTTTAGATTCAATTCTCAAAAATATGGATGCTCTCTTAAGTAAAAATGGTATAGTGCCAATAGATGCCTTAGGAGAAATATTTGATCCCAATCTTCATGAAGCTATTGCGATCAGAGAGGATCCTTCACTAGATGATGATACAATTACAAAAGAAATCAGGAAAGGATATATTTCTCATAATAGAGTTATTAGGCCAACATTAGTAGAAATATCAAAAAAACAAAAATGA
- a CDS encoding Lhr helicase has protein sequence MKELEQDKQKNQLLDNEILSTFKELGFTELTEIQKKATPIIFQKKDSLVIAPTGSGKTECSVIPIFQHVKNTKTLGKIKVLYVTPLRALNRDVFRRITRYAEFNQLSLEIRHGDTTQTARRKITNNPPDVLITTPETLVILLTQKKMLDALSALEWIVIDEVHELLSSERGTQLSLSLERLQFNSSKEITRIGLSATVGNIEDAAKFVVGTKRKYKIIQDTSVRKYDVEVNYIEGTISDVATFIIYYVTKLDLKSPVLLFTNTRGEAEFLASILKEKSSINIELHHGSLSKNVREETELSLRDGKSGIVVCTSSLELGLDIGSIELVIHYGSPRQVSKLVQRIGRSKHNRSSSAKGMIITNNPDDEFEATAILDRIKDQSIEEQKIHDGSLDVLAHHLVGLSMQIGEVSIEDAFSLLTNAYPYRNLTLEDLVNVIELLDSNFLLFFNREKMTFIKKGKSFRYYFENLSTIPDILKFKVFDSIGKKIIGTLDQRFVGDFGESGNVFVLRGSQWRILNVDEKGLSVNVEPFRSGGVTVPYWEGENIPIDYSTAKKVGNFRTKVKHGTLSLLNKEISKLNYDLVPNEDNIVVESVKTQGAIVIHACFGTKINSTLATLLSSMLSSMLGYIVESRSDAYRIALTSRSRINEEMFRNVITDNYDLHSIVTASLSGTHNVNWRTWCVAKKFGVVGREAIYDRKSARFLYERYSQTPLVKEALRELYHDKYDLPGTEKTLQKIVDKEIQIHWYELDKFSKLSEPILDHTSKYYSSPANIDKGVLDLVKKRLFKTKHRLVCARCGKWERIVETNEVETIRACPYCKGKQISATFYSDHDLPKIIRKKVTGKKLTKDELHKYTRAWKTSSLLANFGKTALIVLSGYGIGVDTAARILRNMVDDEILYKQIYEAERQYVMNRGFWDS, from the coding sequence ATGAAAGAGCTAGAACAAGACAAACAGAAGAATCAACTACTTGATAACGAAATCCTTTCTACATTCAAAGAATTAGGGTTTACTGAGCTCACAGAAATCCAAAAAAAAGCAACACCAATAATTTTTCAAAAAAAAGATTCATTAGTTATTGCACCCACAGGTTCTGGCAAAACTGAGTGTTCTGTAATACCAATTTTTCAACATGTAAAAAATACTAAAACGTTAGGAAAAATTAAGGTTCTATATGTTACACCATTACGAGCATTAAACCGTGATGTATTTAGAAGAATTACTAGATATGCAGAGTTTAATCAATTAAGTCTAGAAATACGTCATGGAGATACAACACAAACTGCTCGAAGAAAAATAACTAATAATCCACCTGATGTTTTAATTACAACTCCGGAAACCTTAGTAATTCTATTAACTCAGAAAAAAATGTTAGACGCTTTATCAGCATTAGAATGGATAGTTATTGATGAGGTACATGAATTACTTTCTAGTGAAAGAGGAACTCAACTTTCTCTTAGCTTAGAACGTTTGCAATTTAATTCATCTAAAGAGATTACTAGAATAGGACTTTCTGCTACTGTAGGTAATATAGAAGATGCAGCCAAATTTGTCGTTGGAACAAAAAGAAAATATAAAATAATTCAAGACACATCTGTTCGAAAATATGATGTAGAAGTAAATTATATTGAAGGCACTATATCTGATGTTGCAACTTTTATCATCTACTATGTTACTAAATTAGATCTAAAATCTCCCGTTCTCTTATTTACAAACACTAGAGGTGAGGCAGAGTTTCTTGCTTCTATTCTAAAAGAAAAATCTTCTATAAACATTGAGCTTCATCACGGCTCCTTATCAAAAAATGTGCGTGAAGAAACTGAATTATCACTAAGAGATGGAAAATCCGGAATTGTTGTATGTACATCATCATTGGAATTAGGACTAGATATTGGTTCAATAGAACTGGTAATTCATTATGGATCTCCAAGACAAGTTTCCAAATTAGTCCAAAGAATAGGACGTAGTAAACATAACAGGAGTTCTTCAGCAAAAGGTATGATAATTACAAATAATCCTGATGATGAGTTTGAGGCAACTGCAATTCTTGATAGAATAAAAGATCAATCCATAGAGGAGCAAAAAATTCATGATGGTTCATTGGATGTTTTAGCTCATCATCTTGTAGGATTAAGTATGCAAATTGGAGAGGTTAGTATTGAAGATGCATTTAGTTTACTAACAAATGCATACCCATACAGAAATCTGACTCTCGAGGATTTAGTTAATGTCATTGAACTTTTAGATTCTAATTTTTTGTTATTTTTCAATAGAGAAAAAATGACTTTTATTAAAAAAGGAAAATCGTTCAGATATTACTTTGAAAATTTGTCCACAATTCCAGATATACTAAAATTCAAAGTTTTTGATTCAATAGGTAAAAAAATTATTGGAACTCTAGATCAAAGATTTGTAGGGGATTTTGGCGAATCAGGAAATGTATTTGTTTTACGTGGTTCTCAGTGGAGAATTCTTAACGTTGACGAAAAAGGATTATCTGTAAATGTTGAGCCTTTTCGTTCAGGTGGTGTGACTGTACCATATTGGGAAGGTGAAAATATTCCAATTGATTATAGTACGGCAAAAAAGGTTGGGAATTTTAGAACTAAAGTAAAACACGGTACCCTGTCTTTACTAAATAAAGAAATCTCAAAACTAAATTATGATTTAGTTCCTAATGAAGACAACATTGTTGTTGAATCTGTTAAAACTCAAGGTGCAATTGTAATACATGCATGTTTTGGAACAAAAATTAATTCCACATTAGCTACATTGCTTTCTTCAATGCTATCATCAATGTTAGGCTATATTGTAGAATCAAGATCCGATGCATATAGAATTGCTTTAACATCTCGTTCAAGAATAAATGAGGAAATGTTTAGAAATGTCATCACTGATAACTATGATCTTCATTCAATTGTCACTGCTTCATTATCTGGTACTCACAATGTAAATTGGAGAACATGGTGTGTAGCTAAGAAATTTGGTGTTGTAGGTAGAGAGGCCATTTATGATAGAAAATCTGCCAGATTCTTATATGAAAGATATTCTCAAACTCCATTAGTAAAAGAGGCATTACGAGAATTATATCATGACAAGTACGATTTACCAGGTACAGAAAAAACACTTCAAAAAATAGTAGATAAAGAAATTCAGATTCATTGGTATGAATTAGATAAATTTTCTAAACTATCTGAGCCAATTTTAGATCATACTTCAAAATATTATTCATCCCCTGCAAATATCGATAAAGGTGTACTTGACCTAGTGAAAAAGCGTCTTTTTAAGACAAAACATAGGCTTGTATGCGCACGATGTGGGAAATGGGAAAGAATTGTTGAAACCAATGAAGTTGAAACTATTCGAGCTTGTCCATATTGTAAAGGTAAACAAATTTCTGCCACATTTTACTCTGATCACGATCTACCAAAAATTATTCGAAAAAAAGTCACTGGAAAAAAACTCACCAAAGATGAATTACACAAATACACTCGCGCATGGAAAACTTCTTCGTTATTGGCAAATTTTGGAAAAACAGCTTTGATAGTACTCTCTGGATATGGAATAGGTGTTGATACTGCAGCCAGAATTTTACGTAATATGGTTGATGATGAAATTCTCTATAAACAAATCTATGAAGCAGAAAGACAATATGTAATGAATAGAGGATTTTGGGATTCTTAA
- a CDS encoding single-stranded DNA-binding protein, whose amino-acid sequence MSEFESLIEKLLEQKPDLSKTDVEEMIKQKKEKIGAGYLTDQGALFLIASDYGITLSEPPKTEMNLKDLYVGAKEISLQTRVLNMSPAKQYSRKDGSPFFLRTMTVYDGDSTASVKLWDEKAKLPAINQLKPGDLIKIIKAYVKSDFNGLPTINVGSGSSIESTDEDSSIPSIESITKDVSEIQEGQKDLVVSGLLDGPITSMQFTNSRGQPGSALRLRLKGKDGNSTRIVLWGKNDEDIPKVVAPNTKVRLLGTKVKTGTQGLEIHGNESTIMDIEGTSEIKPIVTRIISITTNESGNKMVIGVDKEKNLFNITDFSENLNQFSEGDMIECMPSKLFGNAITVDSDSFVRRVDDDPSIPTREKTRTKISDVKVGESYCIEAIVLKIPERREIQTKTGEMVLLGEMFVEDDSGQIWVKGWRNQARLIDKCSIGEIISITGVNAKAGLEGRVELTLSAFSTINKKN is encoded by the coding sequence TTGTCAGAATTTGAAAGTTTAATTGAAAAGTTATTGGAGCAAAAACCAGATCTTTCCAAAACAGATGTTGAAGAAATGATTAAACAGAAAAAAGAAAAGATTGGCGCAGGTTATTTGACAGACCAAGGTGCCTTGTTTTTAATTGCCTCGGATTATGGGATTACATTATCAGAACCACCAAAAACGGAAATGAATTTAAAAGATCTTTACGTGGGAGCGAAAGAAATTTCGTTACAAACAAGAGTTTTAAACATGTCACCAGCAAAACAATATTCAAGAAAAGATGGTTCTCCATTCTTTCTACGAACTATGACGGTTTATGATGGAGATTCAACTGCAAGTGTCAAGTTATGGGATGAAAAGGCAAAGCTTCCTGCAATTAATCAATTAAAGCCAGGAGATCTGATCAAGATAATCAAAGCGTATGTAAAGTCAGATTTTAATGGATTACCCACAATTAATGTAGGCTCAGGTTCTAGTATCGAATCTACAGACGAAGATAGTTCCATTCCATCTATTGAATCAATAACAAAAGATGTTAGTGAAATTCAAGAGGGACAAAAGGATCTAGTAGTTTCTGGTTTGTTGGATGGTCCTATTACTTCAATGCAGTTTACAAATTCTAGAGGACAACCTGGCAGTGCGCTTAGATTGAGATTGAAAGGAAAAGATGGTAATTCGACAAGAATCGTTCTTTGGGGTAAGAATGATGAGGACATTCCAAAAGTTGTTGCTCCCAATACTAAAGTACGATTATTGGGTACAAAGGTAAAAACTGGAACTCAGGGATTAGAAATTCATGGAAATGAATCCACAATCATGGATATTGAAGGAACTTCTGAAATAAAGCCCATTGTTACTAGAATTATTTCAATAACAACCAACGAATCAGGAAATAAAATGGTAATAGGTGTGGACAAAGAAAAAAATCTATTCAACATCACTGATTTTTCAGAAAATCTAAACCAATTCTCTGAAGGAGATATGATTGAGTGTATGCCTTCAAAGTTATTTGGCAATGCAATAACAGTTGATAGCGATTCATTTGTTAGAAGAGTGGATGATGATCCTTCTATTCCCACCAGAGAAAAGACGAGGACAAAAATTTCAGATGTGAAAGTTGGAGAATCATACTGCATAGAGGCAATTGTTTTAAAAATTCCGGAAAGACGTGAGATTCAGACAAAAACAGGAGAAATGGTTCTACTAGGAGAAATGTTTGTTGAAGATGATAGTGGACAAATTTGGGTTAAAGGATGGAGAAATCAAGCAAGACTAATTGACAAATGTAGTATCGGTGAAATAATTTCAATTACCGGAGTTAATGCAAAAGCTGGATTAGAAGGAAGAGTCGAACTTACACTTTCAGCATTTTCAACAATTAATAAAAAAAATTAA